The genomic stretch ATGACCGGCTACGCCCGCCTGAACCTGATCGACAACTCGCTGCTGGGGATGGGCAGCGCGATCTCGGTGGCGATCTTCCTGATCATCATGGTGATCGTCGTCATCTACGTCACGGCGTTCCGCGTGAAGTTCGACTGAGGGGGTACGGATCATGAACCTGCAGCGCACCAATCCCGGCCTGTACTACCTCCAGCGCACCGCGTTCTACGTGCTGGTCATCGCGATCACCTTCTACCTGCTGTTCCCGTTCGTGTGGGCGGTCATCACGTCCTTCAGCAAGGGTGCGAATCTGTTCCTCACGCCCGGAGAGTTCCTGGTCGCCCCGAAGACCCTGGACAACTATGTCCAGGTGTTCGGCAACCCGGCCTTCCAGCGCGGCCTGCTGTACAGCGTGATCGCAGCGGTGGGCGCGGTGGCGATCAGCATCCTGTTCGGCTCGTTTGCCGCGTATGCACTCGGGCGCTTCCGCTTCGCCGGGAAACAGGCCGTGCTGTACATCATCCTGGCCGTCAGTGTGTTCCCGCAGATCGCCGTGCTGGGCGGCCTGTTCACGCTGATCCGTTCGGCCGGGGTGTTCAACAACCCCCTGGCACTGATCTTCTCGTACCTGATCTTCACCATCCCCTTCACGGTGTGGGTGCTCACGTCCTTCGTGCGTGACATCCCCGGCGAGCTGGAAGAGGCCGCCCTGGTGGACGGCGCGAGCCCCCTGCAGACACTGTTCCTGGTGCTGTTCCCGGTGATGATGCCCGCGCTGGTCACGACCGGCCTGCTGGCCTTCATCAACTGCTGGAACGAGTACCTCTTCGCCCTGACCTTCACGAGTTCCAACCGCACGGTGCCGGTCGTGATCGCCAACTACTCCGGCGCGTCGCAGTACGACCAGCCGTGGGGGCCGATCATGGCCGCCAGTATCGTCGTGACCGTGCCGCTGATCATTCTGGTGCTGGTCTTCCAGCGCAACATCGTGTCCGGCCTGACCGCCGGGGCCGTCAAGGGCTGACCGACGGGGTTCACAGGCAGGGCCGCTCCTCCAGTCGGGGGGCGGCCCTGATCTGTGCGCGTCAGTTCAGGCGACTCAGGGTGTGGTCAAGCGGCTCGCCGGCATAGGTCGCGGCCACGTCCTTCAGGATGCGCCTTGCTAGGGCCAGCAGGTCGTCCTCGCCGGTGGTGTCCAGGCGGAACACGCCGCCGTCGCCGTACTCGCCCTGGAAGGCGCCGTCGTAGCGCCGCACGCGCACCAGCACCTCGCACAGACCCAGGCGCAGCCACGCGGCGTGGAAGCCGCCGGTCGGGGTCGGCCGCAGGCGGTGCAGGGGATCGGGCACGACATCCAGCGTGACGTTGTTCAGGGGCAGACCCGGCCCACTGGCGCTGCGCAGAGCGTGGTACAGCGCGTGCAGGAAGGTCTCGCACGCGCGGGCCTCGGCCTGCCGCCGCTCGGCGTGCCGCTGGATGATGCCCTGGAGTTCGTCGAATTCGCTCATGGTGTCGGCTCGCTGCGTTCCCATTCGTACCACGGATGGGCCCCCTGCACGGTGACCGCTATGCTGCCCGCGTGAGTGCCACCCCACCTGCCGCCCTGTTCGTCTCCAACGGCACTGCCGAGGATCACATCGGGGCCCGGCTGGCCGGTCTGCTGGGGCCCGAGTGGGCGATTCGATCCTCGCCTCTGGTCGGCCGTGGCGGGGCCTACGCGGGCCTGTCCAACGGGGAGCGGGTGGGCCGGGTGCTCGACCTGCCCAGCGGCGGCTTTCCCTTCGGCAGTGCCGCGAACCTGCGGGCCGACCTGCGGGCCGGCCTGATCCGCGACTCGCTGGGCCAGTGGGCCGACGCCGTGCGCGGTGCCCGTGGCGCGGCCGTAGTGGTCGTCGTGGGCGATGCCTACGCCCTGATGGTCGGCACACTGGCGGCGCGGCGGGCGGGCGCGGCGCTGGTGCATGTGCAGCCGCTGCTCAGTGCCCACTATCTGGACGGCCTGGGGCTGCGCGGCACCCTGCGGGAACTGAACGCCCTGGGCGCGAACCGCCCCATGGAGTACGAACTGGCCCTGGCCCGCCGCGCCGACGCCGTGTACGTGCGGGACGCCCATACCGCCCGCTACTACACCGACCGGGGCGTCCCAGCGCGGTTCGCCGGCAGTTTCGCCATGGACGTGCTGCCCGAACCGGAACGGCCGCTGCCTCTGCGCGGTGACCGGCCCGTGCTGGCCCTGCTGCCCGGTACCAGGGGCGACCACCGCGAGAGCCTGCCGGTCATGCTGCGGGCCGCCGCTCTGTTGCCCGGCCTCCAGGCCCTGGTCGCGTGGGCCCACCCGTGGGAGGCCGTGACCCTGCCCGACGGCTGGACACTGGCCGTGCAGAGTGACCAGAGGGCCACCGCCTCTGGCGATGGGGGAGCGGTCGTGCTGCTGCGCGGCGCCTTCGGGGCGCTGGCACGGGCGGCAGACATCGCCGTCGGGACGTCCGGCACGGCCAATGAGCAGCTGGCCGGCCTGGGCGTGCCGGTCGTGGCCTTCGCCACCGCTGGCCCGCAGTACACCCCCGGCTTCGCGCGGCGGCAGGGCCGTCTGCTGGGCGACGCGCTGAGCGTGGTGCCGGCCGACCCGGCGGCCGTGGCGGGCGAGGTGCGAACCCTGCTGGCCGACGGCACGAGACGTGCCCGCGCCGCGCTGGCGGGGCTGGAACGGATCGGGCCGGCGGGGGCGCTGCCGGTCATCGCCGCCGAGATCCGCCGGCTGGCAGGGCGGTGATCAGGAACCGGGGCGGGGGCCGGCGTTCAGGGCATTGCGGGCGTTCTCCGGCAGGCTCACGCGGTCGCGGCGCAGCAGGGCGGCGCGGGGACGCCGCAGCAGCAGCGACAGGTACACGTCGGCCTGCTGCGCCAGGAACTCGCGGTAGCCGTCCTCCTGGCCGCTGCGGACACACTCCAGCGCCAGCAGGTCGAGCTGCCCTTCGAGCAGGCGCAGCGCCAGGTGTCGGGCGGCGTTGGCCCCGCTGTCGCCAATCACCTCGGCCACACTGGGGAGCCGTTCCGGGTCGCGCAACAGGCTGCGGGCGGTACGTTTCACGTTGGGGTCGGCCAGGGTCAGCGTGCACGCGCGGCAGGGCTGCTCCGCGCTGGGTTCCTCGCACACCGGGCACGGCCGCCAGCCCTGCTCCTCGCGCCACTTGCGCGCCCGGGTGATCGCCTCGGCCGCCTTCAGCGCGGCCGGGCGCAGGTCGCCCTGCACGTCCTTCACGAGTCGGCGGGCCCGCGCCTTGTCCGGAGCCGGCAGCGCCGGGGGCGGCGGGGCCATGACCGCCTCGCGCACGGGGCCGACGCTGAAGCGCAGCTCGGTCACCGAGTCGTCGCCCAGCAGCGCCCGCAGGGCCTTCAGGAAGTGGTGGCGCTGCATGGTCAGGTGGTGCGCGGTCGCGCTGTCGCGCACCTCGATGAACAGCACGCTGCCCTGCTGGGTGCGCGGCCGGGTCAGGCGGGCGATCTCCGGCCCGACCGCCTGCGGCCACGCCAGGATCGCCCGGGCCCGCCCGACCCCCCGCGCCAGCTTGGCCGTGCCCAGCGTCGCGCTCATCAGTTCCCCGATGCCACGCGGCCCGCTCAGGCGGCGTCCGCCCTGTTTGCGGTAGGGATTACTCATGCGTCCCGCTCCGCCAGCACCTCGGGCCGCCGCTCCAGCTCATCTGGCACCTCGGCGTCCGGCAACTCCCACGCGTCACCCTCGGGGGTGAAGCGTCCGGCGTGGGCACGCAGGGTCTGGGCCGCGCCCGGTGCCCGCTCGGTGCCGGTCACGATGGCCTGGGGCACGCTGGCTGCCAGATCGAGCAGGAAGGCCCGGCGGCCCGGATCGAGTTCCGCCGAGAAGTCGTCGACGAGCAGCACCGGCCGCTCGCCGAAGCGTTCGGCCAGCAGTTCCAGCTCGGCGCGGCGCAGCGCCAGGGCGATGGTGCGGCCCTCGCCCCGGCTGGCGTACTCGGTGGCCGCGAATCCGCCCAGCGTGAGCAGCAGGTCGTCGCGGTGCGGCCCGGTGACGGTGGAACCCCGGGCCAGTTCCTCGGCCTGCCGGGACGCCAGATCGGCGGCGAAGGTCTCGGGCGTGGTCGATTCCGTGAGTTCCAGGGTCAGCACCTTGCGGCTGCCCAGACCGGCGTTCGCCTCGGCGGCCAGCTCGCTGAGGCGGGTCAGGGCGCGGCGACGGAACAGCATGATCTCCGGCCCCAGCCTGACCAGGGCGTCGTCCCAGACCTGCGTGGCCCAGCTCTCGCCGCCGCGCAGGGCCGCGTTCCGCTGCGACACGGTGCGCTCGTAGCGGGCGAGCTGCTGGGCGTAGCGGGCACTGACCCGCGACAGCAGCGAGTCCAGGTAGGCCCGCCGCCCGGCCGGGGCACCGAAGACCAGTTCACTGTCCTCGGGGCGGATCCACACCGCGCTGCCACGCGGCAGGTCGCCGGCCCGCACGCGCACGCCGTCCACTTTCAGCTGGCGCCGCCCGCGCCCCAGGCCGACCTCCTGGATGCTGAGCGCCCCGGCGGACTCCAGGTCGGCGCGCACATACGCCTCCTTCTCGCCCTGCTGCACCAGCTGTTCCAGGCGGGTCACGTCGGTCAGGCCGGTCAGGGCCAGGAAGGCGGCCTCCAGCAGGTTGGTCTTGCCCGCGCCGTTCTCACCGTACACGCCGGTCACGCCCGCCGGGAACCGCAGCGTGCACGGAGCCAGGTTCCGGTAGTTCAGGGTCGAGAGCGAGTCCAGGCGCACGGGCTGCATTCTAGGCCGCGCGACGGGGGAGGACTGTCTGGGTGCTCCTCATGTCCTGGCCTGGCGGTCGTCCCTATGCTGCGGGCATGACTCCCCGGCGCGGCGACCTCGTGATCGTGACTCCCCATTCCTCCGGGCAGGTGCCGGCCGATGTGCTGCGAGACATGCTGGGCGACGCCGCGTACGACACCCCCACGCGCACGGCCTTCCTGCGCCGCCTGTTTCTGGATGGCGACCCCTATACCGATCTGATCTACGCGCTGCCCGGAGCGCGGCACATCAATGCGCCGTGGAGCCGTTTCGTGGTCGATCTGAACCGCGAGCGCGACGACCGCGTGGACAACGGCGTGATCAAGCTCGTGGATTTCACGCGCACACCGCTGTACCCGGCAGGCTTCACCCTGACCGAGGCGGCCCGTGACGCGCGGCTGCGCCGGATCTGGGATTCCTTTGACGCCCAGGTCACGGACAGCCTGCCCGGCGCCGCCCTGATGATCGTCGGGCACTGCATGGGCACGCACGGCCCCGCGCTGGGCCACGACACCGGCACCCCGCGCCCTGCCATCTGTCTGATGCCCGGCGAGGACGACGCTCCGACGGTGCCCCGCGAGCACTGGCCCGCGCTTAAAGCCGCGTGCGAGGCCGCCTTCGCGGACGTGATCGCTGCCAGTCCGTTCGAGCGCGTGACCATCGGGGAGCCGTGGCAGAGCGACACCCTGAGTGTGACCCACTCGCGGCGCAGCGGTGTACCCGCCCTGGGTATCGAGGTGAACGCGGGCCTGTACCTGGGCAGTGGGGGAGAGCCGGTGGACGGCGCCATCCGGGCCCTGAACGCGGCCTTCGCGCAGTTCGCAGACGCGGCGCTGACGCTGCTGACCTGAGTCTGGCGCCGTGTCCTACGCCTCGCGGGTCGCCAGGGCGCGGATCACGGTCAGGAGTTCCCGGGCCGCCTGCGGATCGGCCGCGTGCCGGAAGGCGTCCTCCAGCAGTGCCAGTCCCCGTGCGGCCTGGGCATGCGCGCAGTCCTGGGCCTGGGTCACGCTGCCCGAGGCCAGCAGCCACGCGTGGATGTCCGCGATCACCGCCTCGTCCTTGTCGGTTCGCCCCCGGCGCATCTGCTGCAGGAAGATGTGGCGCTGTTCCTCGGGGGCATCCTCCAGCCAGCGCAGCACGATCATGGTGCGCTTGCCCTCCAGCAGGTCGCCGCCGATCTCCTTGCCGTACTTCGCGGGGTCGCCTGCCAGGTTCAGCACGTCGTCGCGGATCTGGAACGCGGTACCCAGCGCGAGGCCCGCCTCCGTGAAGGCCGGATCCGGCTGTGCGCCTGCCGCCATCGCCCCGAGCCGCAGCGGCGAGATCACGGTGTAGTGGGCGGTCTTGAGCTCGACCATCTGCACGTAGTCCTCGGCCCGCAGGTTCCACTCGCGGTGCTCGACCCACGACAGGTCGAGGTGCTGGCCCTCGGCGGTGCGGTGGATCATGTGCAGGAACTCCGGCATGGCGCCGGGCACGCCCGAGCGCAGCACGGCCTCCCACATGTAGATGTGCAGCGCGTCCCCCGCGTTGATCGCCAGCGGAACGCCGTGCAGGCGGTGCAGCGCGGGCTTCCCGCGCCGCTCCTCGGAGTCGTCCTCGATGTCGTCGTGGATCAGCACCCAGTTCTGGAACAGCTCCAGCGCCGCCGCGAGCCACAGCGCTCCCTCGTAGGCGGGGGTGCCGGGTGCGGCGCCGTGGGCACGGGCACTGGCGAGCAGCAGTTCCGAGCGGATGCCCTTGCCGCCCCGCAGGGGATAATCGCGCAGCATGTCGGCGTAGGCCTGGAGTTCTGGCCGGGCCTCCCCCGTGGGCAGCAGAGACAGCACGCGCGACAGCAGTTCTTCCCTCATCGGGCCGCAGTCTAGCGGCTGTGCGTCTGAAATCGCCCCAGACCGTGCCGGGGGAACAATCGTGGGCCGCCGGACAGACGCGGCTGGTTCCGTCCGCCACGATCAGCTCATGAGACGCACTCTGAAACTCGCGTTGCTGGCGGTCGGGGCGGTCGCCGTGCTGGCCGCGTGTGCCCCGGCCCTGACGCCCGGCCCCGACGGGCAGACCCTGCGCCCCGCCGTGAGCGGCGAGCGGCAGACCCTGGAACTGCCGGGGTTCGGCCGCGCCGCGTACTACGCCGATCCGCGCGGCCAGGGCCGCCCCCTGATCCTCACGCCGTCCGTGAATGCCGCCGCCAGCGCCTACGAGATGAAACCGCTGTGGGACGCCTACGCCGGTACCCGGCCCGTGTACGCGCTGGAGTGGCCGGGCTTCGGCAGCAGTGACCGCCCCGACACACGCTACACCCCGGCCCTGATGACGGCCGCCCTGACGGCCCTGGTCGCCCGGCTCGGCACCGACGTGGATGTCGTGGGGCTGTCGCTGGGCAGCGAGTTCGTCGTCCGCGCCGCGCTTCAGGAGCCGCGCATCCGCACCGTGGCACTGATCAGCCCCAGCGGTCTGGGTCAGCCGCGCCCGGGCACGCAGCAGGCGAGTGCCGACGACGGCGGCCAGCGGCTGTACCGCACCCTGAACGCCGTCAGCACACCCCTGTACGGCCTGCTGCGGCTGCGCCCTGTCATCGAGTCCTTCCTGGAGCGGTCGTTCCGGGGGCCGGTCGACCAGGGCCTCGTGGACTACGGCTACGACACGGCGCGCCAGCCCGGCGCGAAGTACGCTCCCGTGTATTTCATCAGTGGACAGCTGTTCACCCCCGACGCCTACGCCGAGCTCTACAGCCGGCTGACCATCCCGGCGCTGGTGCTGTATGACCAGGATGCCTTCGTGTCCTTCGACCGCCTGTCCCTGTTCACCGCGCAGCCCGGTGTCCAGGCCGTCCGGATCCCGGAGACCGACGGCCTGCCACAGTTCGAGAAGCTGCCCGATGTCCGGGCGGCCCTGGACGCCTTCTGGGCCGCCCACCCCTGACTCCCCCTGAATCCTTGGCGTCACATCAAGGACTCATATCCGCCACATCAACGTCTGATCATCCCCTGATCACGGGTCGCCGCGCACACTGCTGGCATGACCCTTCTGTTCGCCCTGGCCGCCATTGCCCTGCCCCTCCTGCTCGCGCCGGTGCTGTATCCGGGACGTGGTCAGGATGATCTGCGCCCCGATTCCTGAACACAGTCCAGGCGTATGAACCGCGAACACGGTACCGCGGCCAGGAGTAGCGTAAGGGGTCGGGAATCCACAGCGCGTGGCGGGTCGGCCCATCGGAGGAACCGGAACTGATGCTGTCGGAAGCGGTGGATCAGGGCCAGTCACGAGGGACGGGGCCGGAGTCAGGGCACAGGAGGGGTCGCCGCCGGGCCGGTATGGCGATCCGCGTACTGCCGCTCATGGTGTTCCTGACGCCGGGCCAAATCCGCAAGACTTCCCAGGATGGTGAGCAGGACGATCAGTCCGAGCATACAGGGCTCCTCCGCGACCCAGCCTGCGCCTTCCGGGTCAGCCCGTCGTCATGGTTCAGCATGGCGAGCGCCGCCTGACAGCGGTTGGAATGGGAAGTGAGGGGCATCAGTTCAGCCCCTCACTTCCCCTGAAACCTGCTGTGGCACAGGTCGTGCGGCGGTCAGGCGGCGTGAATCCAGAGCTGCAGACGCTTCTGCCGGTCAGTCCTCGTCATCGGGCAGGTCGGCGTTCGAGTAGACGTTCTGCACGTCGTCGAGTTCCTCCAGCGCGTCAATGACGGTCAGCAGCCGCCGGGCGTCGTCACCGGCCACGGCCACGGTGTTGGTGGCGATCATGGTGATCTGGGCGCTCTCGACGGCGAAGCCTGCCCCGGTCAGGGCGTCCTGTACGGCGTACAGGTCATGCGGCGCGGTGCTGATCTCCAGGCCCTCCTCGGATTCCTGGATGTCCTCCGCGCCGTGCTCGATGGCTGTCTCCTGGGCCTGCTCGCTGGTGTCGCGGATCAGCAGCACGCCCTTCTTCTCGAACTGCCACGCCACCGAGCCGCTGTTGCCCAGGCTGCCGCCGCGCTTGTTGAACACCGCGCGGATGTCGGCCACAGTCCGGTTCACGTTGTCGGTCAGGGTCTCGATGAAGATCGCCGTGCCGCCCGGCCCGTAGCCCTCGTACGTGACCTCCTTGTACTCGGCGGCGCCCTCGGCCGCTCCCACGGCACGCTTGATGGCATTCTCGATGTTGTCGGCGGGCACCGTGTCGGTCTTGGCGGCCGCGATGGCGTTTTTCAGGCTCAGGTTGCCGGCCGGATCGCCGCTGCCGCCGGATCGCACGGCGGCCTGGATGGCACGGATGTGCTTGGAGTACATCGCGCTGCGTTTCTTGTCGTTCGCGCCCTTCTTGCGCTTGATCTGCGCCCACTTGCTGTGACCGGCCATGTTTCAGAACACTCCTTGCAGGGTGATCGCGCCTGACCCCGTGTGGGGCGGCGCGTGACGGCGGACATTCTAGCGTGCCGGGTCTGGTGCGGCTCCAGGGTTCGCGGGCACGGTCGGTGTCACAGCAGGGTTCAGGGGGAGTGAGGAGTTCCCTCACTCCTCCTGAACCGAGCGGAGCGAGGGACGGACACAGCAGCGGTTGGACGTGGAAGGGAGGGGCATCAGTACTGAACACCGCTGTCAGTGGCGCGTCGCCGGATCCCACTGGCCCCACAGCCCGCCGCCGCTCACTGCTGCGCGATGCTGCGGTCTCCGATCACCAGATGCAGGTCGCCCACGCCCGGCGCGGTGACCGTCGCGTGCCGCCCGACGATCGCCCGCGTGAGCGGCCGCTCCGGGTGCAGGATCCGGGCGAAGTCGTCGATCAGGCTGTCCGTGACGGTGGCACCGTGGATCCGGGCATGGGCCCCGACGCTGACGTTCGGCCCCAGCGTGGAGCCCCGGATGCTGGCATGGGGCCCGATCCACAGCGGGCCGGTCAGGTCGCTGTCCTGCACGCTCGCGCCAGGTTCGACCACCACCAGACCGCGCAGATCGCTGCTCAGGACGCGGCCCTCTACCCGGCCCGTGAGCTGGCCCAGGAAGTACGTGTTGGCGACCAGCAGGTCGGCCGGGGCGCCGGCGTCGCTCCAGAACCCCCCGAATTCCACGGCCCGCACGGTACCCCCGCGCGCCACCAGGGCCATGATCGCCTGCGGGAACTCCAGTTCGCCCCGCGTGCTGGGCAGCAGGGCGGCCACGTCGTCCAGCAGATCCGGATGAAATGCGAACACACCGCACGCGGCCAGATCGCTCTCGGGGTGCAGCGGCTTCTCGACCACGCGGAGCAGGCGGCCATGCTCGACCACCGCCACGCCGTAGGCCTGTGGATTCGGCACGCGCTTGACCCCGACCACGGCGTCCGCACCGTCCTCCAGCGCGGTTCGCAGGGGCAGCAGGCTGTCCTGGAAGAGGTTGTCGCCCAGGTACAGCAGCGTGGGCCGGTCGGCCAGGAACTCGCGCGCCGCCAGGACGGCGTGTCCGGTGCCCAGGGCCTCGCGCTGCTGGATGAAGTGCACCGGTCCCAGGTGCTGCGTCGCGTCGCGCAGATCCTGCTCGCTGGCCGGACTGACGACCACCCCGATGCGCTCCACACCGGCCTGCCGCAGCGCCGCCACCGCACGGGCGATGATGGGCACACCGGCCACCGGCACCGCGTGCTTGGGGCGCGTGGCACTGACGGGCAGCAGGCGGCTGCCACGTCCGGCGGCGAGAATCAGACCATTCATGAAATCGGTCGCACTATAGCTGCCCAGCATGAGGGCCGCACGGGCGGAATGTCCGCCACGACCTCGGCACCAAAACCACCTTCCGGCATCACCGGCGCAGCGCGTCCTCCAGCGCGTCCATGAAGTCGTCCTCGGCGTCCAGCCACGGGTAGTGGCCGGCGTCCAGCACCGTCACGTCGCCGTCGGCGAGATCTGCCACGTACTGCACCTGCTCCGGGTAGGAACTGCGGTCGTGGGCCCCCGCGATCACGTACACCGGCCGGCGCAGCTCGGTCAGGAAGGGCGCATACTCGAACTCCCACAGCCCCTGGTTCACCAGCGCCTGCTGCACCTCGCCGCCGCCGACGAGCTGGCCCTCGGCGTCGAGGAACTCCAGGCGCATGCGGCTGGCGGCGTCCTTGAAGTGCAGGGCGTTCAGCAGATCCCGGGCGTTCAGCAGCGCGAAGGCCTGCTCGATCCGGGCCGCTCCCACCTGGGGATGCTGGCCGTCCGGGGTCTGCGCCCGCAGGTTGGCCGCCGGATCGTCCAGCGCCACACCGCGCCGGGCGCTGGCCTCGGACAGCAGCGTCAGGGCGAGTTCCGGGAAATGCACCCAGGGGTTCACGGCGATCACCCGCTCGGTCCGGGTGGGGTGGCGCCGAGCATACTCCAGCGCCACCAGTGCGCCGAAGCCGTGCCCCAGTGGCACGATCCGTTCGGCACCGAGGAACTCGCGCAGCGCCTCGATGTCCTCGACCAGCGTGTCCAGATCCAGGGTGTCCTCGCCCTGCTCGGTCTCGGACAGCGGCCCGCTGCGGCCGGCGCCGCGCTGGTCGAGGTACACCGTGCGGCGCGGCATGCGCTCGGCGACCATCGCCTGGAACGAGTAGGCGTTGTAGCCCGGCCCACCGTGCAGGAAGACGACCGGGGCGTCGCCATGGTCGTCGCCGGACACCTCGAAATACAGGTCGGCCCCGTTCAGGTGCTCGTGGTGTACGTCGGCGTCCAGCGGCAGCACGGTGTCCAGGTCTGTGTCCGGTGGGGGGGTGGTGTGGTCACGGTCTGGAGCGTCCGGGGTCATGCGGCCATTCTAGGGAGTGTCCTGCGCTGGACGCCGGGCGGGCACGCTACCCTGCCGCCATGTCCAGTCCCGATTCCAGCGCTCCTCAGGGCATCGCATTCACGCTGGACGGTGTGGACGACCTGGGGTTCGCCCGCATCCTGAACGACGTGATGCACGACGCCGCGTTCGGCCGGCCGCTCCAGATCCAGGCCCAGGAACCCCGCACCGGATCTGCCGCCCGCCTGACCGTCGTGTTCCAGCCCGAACACCGCCAGGTGGCCGTGGACGCCATGCAGCGCCTGAAGACCATCCTGCTGCGCCACGGCGTACAGGTGGATTCCATCTCCGTGCCCGGCAGGGACGCCAGGAACCGTCATGAATGACCGGCGGCACAGCTGATTTCCTCGTCAGGCCGGCACTGCGGCTGTTAAGAGAGCCTAAATCACGGCTGGGACTGCGCTCCCGACGTGGCCCCTACGATTGGCAAAACTGATGGTGCGTCACGGGGTGAAGGGAAGCGGATCAGGATGTCACCAGTCCTGGTGTGTGGAAGGGCCTTCGGATGCTGCCCCAAAGGAGAAACACGGGCACTTATGGAGCAGAGAATCCTACTGATCGAGGACAATCCCGACATCACCCGGGTCGTCCAGTATGAACTGGAACAGGCCGGCTACAACGTCCTGAGCGCGCCGGACGGTGTCACCGGTCTCACGGCCGCCCGTGAAAGCACCCCGGATCTGGTGATTCTCGATCTCGGCCTGCCGGATCTGGACGGCGCGGAGATTGCCCGGCGCCTGCGCAAGACCAGCAGCGTGCCGATCATCATCCTGACGGCCATGGACGCGGTCGACCGCAAGGTCAACCTGCTGGAGGCGGGCGCGGACGACTACATGACCAAGCCCTTCCATCCCGAGGAACTCGTTGCCCGCGTGAAGGTGCAGCTCCGGCACCAGCAGCACGGCGAGGTCATCTCGATCGGGGCGCTGGAGATCCATCCGCAGAAGCGGCTGTGCCACTACAACGGCCACGAGGTGCGGCTGTCGCCGAAGGAATTCGATCTGCTGACCTTCCTGGCCCGCCAGCCGGGCCGCGTGTATTCGCGCCAGGAGATCGAGCGCGAGGTCTGGAACGGCGAACTGCCCAGCAACAGCAACGTTGTGGACGTTCACATGGCCAACATGCGGGCCAAGCTCCGCGACCTCGACGGCTACGGGATCATCCGCACGGTGCGTGGGATCGGCTACGCCCTGAAGACGCCCTGACCCCCGAACAGGGATACTGGCCGCCTGACTGATGCAGGCGGCCGGTTTCCGTGCGTCTCTGACTCTACCGGCGGCGCGTGTTGCGCTTCCGCCCGAACATGAACCACGCTGAGCCCGCCGCGAGCAGGCCCACGCCCGCGTAGCCCCAGACGTTCGGCCCAGCAGGGGCAGTGACGGAGCTGCCGGTGTCGGCGGGCACATCGCTCAGGTTGCCCGTCCCGGTGGTCGTGGGCGAGACCGTCTGCACCACATCTGGCGACACCGCGTCCGCGATGGCATCGACCGCGAGATAGAGCACGGCGAAGCGGAACAGGTTGCTGCCGAT from Deinococcus sp. AB2017081 encodes the following:
- a CDS encoding YebC/PmpR family DNA-binding transcriptional regulator — translated: MAGHSKWAQIKRKKGANDKKRSAMYSKHIRAIQAAVRSGGSGDPAGNLSLKNAIAAAKTDTVPADNIENAIKRAVGAAEGAAEYKEVTYEGYGPGGTAIFIETLTDNVNRTVADIRAVFNKRGGSLGNSGSVAWQFEKKGVLLIRDTSEQAQETAIEHGAEDIQESEEGLEISTAPHDLYAVQDALTGAGFAVESAQITMIATNTVAVAGDDARRLLTVIDALEELDDVQNVYSNADLPDDED
- a CDS encoding sugar phosphate nucleotidyltransferase, which produces MNGLILAAGRGSRLLPVSATRPKHAVPVAGVPIIARAVAALRQAGVERIGVVVSPASEQDLRDATQHLGPVHFIQQREALGTGHAVLAAREFLADRPTLLYLGDNLFQDSLLPLRTALEDGADAVVGVKRVPNPQAYGVAVVEHGRLLRVVEKPLHPESDLAACGVFAFHPDLLDDVAALLPSTRGELEFPQAIMALVARGGTVRAVEFGGFWSDAGAPADLLVANTYFLGQLTGRVEGRVLSSDLRGLVVVEPGASVQDSDLTGPLWIGPHASIRGSTLGPNVSVGAHARIHGATVTDSLIDDFARILHPERPLTRAIVGRHATVTAPGVGDLHLVIGDRSIAQQ
- a CDS encoding alpha/beta fold hydrolase, which translates into the protein MTPDAPDRDHTTPPPDTDLDTVLPLDADVHHEHLNGADLYFEVSGDDHGDAPVVFLHGGPGYNAYSFQAMVAERMPRRTVYLDQRGAGRSGPLSETEQGEDTLDLDTLVEDIEALREFLGAERIVPLGHGFGALVALEYARRHPTRTERVIAVNPWVHFPELALTLLSEASARRGVALDDPAANLRAQTPDGQHPQVGAARIEQAFALLNARDLLNALHFKDAASRMRLEFLDAEGQLVGGGEVQQALVNQGLWEFEYAPFLTELRRPVYVIAGAHDRSSYPEQVQYVADLADGDVTVLDAGHYPWLDAEDDFMDALEDALRR
- a CDS encoding response regulator transcription factor, producing MEQRILLIEDNPDITRVVQYELEQAGYNVLSAPDGVTGLTAARESTPDLVILDLGLPDLDGAEIARRLRKTSSVPIIILTAMDAVDRKVNLLEAGADDYMTKPFHPEELVARVKVQLRHQQHGEVISIGALEIHPQKRLCHYNGHEVRLSPKEFDLLTFLARQPGRVYSRQEIEREVWNGELPSNSNVVDVHMANMRAKLRDLDGYGIIRTVRGIGYALKTP